A genomic window from Pseudomonas leptonychotis includes:
- a CDS encoding SPOR domain-containing protein — MTSLHADEAFLDHYQFTHDPFAARVPGFKFFPAQRKPVLGQLHHLARYSQLLLVVSGPEGSGKTLLRQALVASTNKQAVQSVVVSAKGASDPASILRQVAQGLQVQRPELPAVLAQVGQLALTGQEVYILVDDAEDLSDAALTSLLSLAVGSAEGRPHVFLFADSQLLPRLEHVAAGDECFHVIELQPYGEDETREYLAQRLEGAGQGIEVLSDDQIVDIHEQSAGWPGVINQVARESLIEAMLARRGAASRNGFAFSLPRKHLLALCVVAIGVLAAWFMQGRVVEDVDAPVMAQLPLGEAAPPAVSAEAAPPAAPAIQFEGANQPLPLPLVGEAQPVIRQPLAQAAGLSGAEEADTEGAAGAADVAPESTPVASVPAPAAPVVSVPVKVAPTVVPPVAPVVKPVAPVTAAMPPPIKPQAPVAATKPAAGGDWYAAQAGSRYTLQILGARLESGAQAVVKANGAEYHYFKKQHQGKPLYVVTYGSFATRDAAQAALRTLPAKVQAGKPWPRNFAGIQQEIAQAR; from the coding sequence ATGACAAGTTTGCATGCTGACGAGGCGTTTCTCGATCACTACCAGTTCACTCATGATCCCTTTGCTGCCAGGGTGCCTGGATTCAAGTTCTTCCCGGCTCAGCGCAAGCCAGTGCTTGGGCAGTTGCATCACCTAGCGCGTTACAGCCAGCTATTGTTGGTCGTCAGTGGGCCTGAGGGCAGTGGCAAGACTTTGCTGCGTCAGGCGTTGGTGGCGAGTACAAATAAGCAGGCTGTACAGAGTGTGGTTGTATCTGCCAAGGGGGCTTCTGATCCCGCCAGTATTTTGCGCCAGGTTGCGCAGGGTTTGCAGGTGCAGCGCCCTGAGTTGCCAGCAGTTTTGGCGCAGGTCGGTCAGTTGGCGCTAACCGGGCAGGAGGTTTATATCCTGGTCGACGATGCGGAAGACCTTAGTGATGCGGCTCTGACCAGCCTGCTCAGTTTGGCGGTTGGGAGTGCAGAGGGCCGCCCGCACGTTTTCCTGTTTGCGGATTCGCAGTTACTGCCGCGTCTTGAGCATGTAGCGGCAGGTGATGAGTGTTTCCATGTCATCGAGCTGCAGCCCTATGGTGAAGATGAAACACGCGAGTACCTCGCTCAGCGTCTTGAGGGTGCAGGGCAGGGCATTGAAGTACTAAGTGATGACCAGATCGTGGACATTCACGAACAGTCTGCAGGTTGGCCGGGTGTAATCAATCAAGTGGCACGCGAGTCGCTGATTGAGGCGATGTTGGCGCGGCGCGGCGCTGCGAGTCGCAATGGTTTTGCTTTTAGCTTGCCGCGTAAGCATCTGCTCGCCTTGTGTGTGGTTGCTATCGGTGTTCTGGCTGCCTGGTTCATGCAGGGGCGGGTGGTTGAGGATGTTGATGCGCCTGTTATGGCGCAGTTACCGCTCGGCGAGGCTGCGCCGCCTGCCGTGAGTGCAGAGGCCGCGCCTCCTGCTGCGCCTGCCATTCAGTTTGAGGGTGCAAACCAACCGCTGCCATTGCCGTTGGTGGGTGAGGCTCAGCCGGTTATTCGCCAGCCTCTGGCGCAGGCTGCCGGGTTGAGTGGTGCGGAAGAGGCTGATACTGAGGGCGCTGCTGGGGCTGCGGATGTCGCCCCTGAGTCGACTCCGGTGGCGTCGGTTCCGGCTCCGGCTGCCCCTGTTGTTTCTGTGCCGGTCAAGGTGGCTCCGACAGTTGTTCCGCCGGTAGCGCCCGTGGTTAAGCCGGTTGCGCCGGTGACGGCTGCCATGCCGCCACCAATAAAGCCGCAGGCGCCGGTTGCTGCGACTAAGCCTGCTGCTGGTGGTGATTGGTATGCCGCTCAGGCAGGCTCGCGCTATACCCTGCAGATCCTCGGGGCTCGTTTGGAAAGTGGTGCGCAGGCGGTTGTAAAAGCCAATGGTGCGGAATACCACTACTTCAAGAAGCAGCATCAGGGTAAACCGCTGTATGTGGTGACCTACGGTAGTTTTGCGACGCGTGATGCGGCGCAGGCGGCTTTGCGCACGCTGCCGGCCAAGGTGCAGGCGGGCAAACCCTGGCCGCGAAACTTTGCTGGTATCCAGCAAGAGATTGCTCAAGCACGCTAG
- the pilP gene encoding type 4a pilus biogenesis lipoprotein PilP, with protein sequence MVFYKRSILLSVLLLSGCGGSDFTDLQGYMDEVRARPKGEIEPLPKFQPYESFTYSASALRSPFQPPVKLEILDRQKGSENIKPDESRTKQFLEGFNIEAFTMVGTLANASGAFALVSGAGGVHRVRIGDYLGRNHGRILAIDESKIDVIEIVPDGEGGWLERPRSLSLKERS encoded by the coding sequence ATGGTTTTTTATAAGCGCAGTATCCTCTTGTCAGTTCTATTGCTATCCGGTTGTGGTGGTAGTGACTTTACAGATCTTCAAGGGTACATGGATGAAGTTCGTGCTCGACCCAAAGGTGAGATTGAGCCTTTGCCAAAATTTCAGCCTTATGAAAGCTTCACTTACAGTGCGTCTGCATTGAGAAGTCCATTTCAACCGCCGGTTAAATTAGAGATTTTAGATCGGCAGAAAGGATCTGAAAATATTAAGCCTGATGAGTCTCGTACTAAGCAGTTTCTTGAAGGCTTTAATATAGAGGCGTTTACCATGGTCGGCACTTTGGCGAATGCTTCTGGTGCTTTTGCGCTAGTAAGCGGTGCAGGCGGTGTTCATCGGGTGCGCATAGGTGATTATCTTGGGCGTAATCACGGCAGAATTCTTGCAATAGATGAATCAAAAATTGATGTAATTGAAATCGTTCCGGATGGCGAGGGTGGTTGGTTAGAACGGCCGCGCAGCTTATCCCTCAAGGAGCGCTCTTAA
- the pilQ gene encoding type IV pilus secretin PilQ: MNMSPSFLAVTLLATFLSPFASAADLNAIDVAALPGDRVELKLTFDEPVLAPRGYTIEQPARIALDLPGVSNKLGTKNRELGIGNARSVTVVEAKDRTRLVINLTSLSPYHTRAEGNVLFVVVGEGAKGVSSAAPSVANTVVPAKKYAPKARSINDIDFQRGEQGEGNIVITLSDASVSPDIQDQGGKIRLDFSKTQLPDTLRVKLDVKDFATPVQYVSTTGAADKVSVVIESSGIYDYLAYQTDNKLTISVKPLTQVEAEKRKADSFAYAGEKLSLNFQDIDVRSVLQLIADFTDLNLVASDTVAGNITLRLQNVPWDQALDLVLKTKGLDKRKIGNVLLVAPADEIAARERQELESQKQIAELAPLRRELIQVNYAKASDMARLFQSVTSADGTTDSRGSVTVDDRTNSIIAYQTQERLDELRRIVAQLDVAVRQVMIEARIVEANVDYDKSLGVNWRGASVGDSNFVVGGSGLARPGAPGYGQNAGVQNPGSVLGNFVDLGATNATSGLGIGFITDNAILDLELSAMEKTGNGEVVSQPKVVTSDKETAKILKGSEIPYQEASSSGASTTSFKEAALSLEVTPQITPDNRIIMEVKVTKDAPDFGRAVNGVPPINKNEVNAKVLVSDGETIVIGGVFSNTQTKSVDKVPFLGDLPYLGRMFKRDIVSDNKSELLIFLTPRIMNNQAIAVSR, translated from the coding sequence ATGAATATGTCGCCCTCTTTTTTAGCGGTTACTCTCCTGGCTACGTTTCTCTCGCCATTCGCTTCAGCTGCAGATCTAAATGCAATTGACGTTGCGGCTCTGCCAGGTGATCGGGTTGAGTTAAAGCTAACATTTGATGAGCCTGTACTAGCGCCTAGAGGTTACACCATTGAGCAGCCGGCACGTATTGCTCTCGATCTGCCAGGGGTGTCGAATAAGTTAGGTACAAAGAATCGAGAGCTTGGTATTGGCAATGCGCGCAGCGTTACAGTCGTTGAGGCCAAAGATCGCACGCGTCTCGTAATCAATTTGACTAGCCTCTCTCCGTACCACACTCGTGCAGAAGGCAACGTTCTTTTTGTGGTGGTTGGCGAGGGAGCTAAGGGAGTTTCTTCTGCTGCGCCTTCTGTCGCTAATACCGTGGTGCCTGCGAAAAAATATGCACCTAAAGCCAGGTCAATTAATGATATAGATTTTCAGCGAGGAGAGCAGGGTGAAGGTAATATTGTTATTACCTTGTCTGACGCTTCGGTAAGTCCGGACATACAAGACCAGGGTGGGAAAATCCGACTGGATTTTTCTAAAACACAGTTGCCTGACACTCTGCGTGTAAAGCTTGATGTGAAAGACTTTGCTACTCCAGTTCAGTATGTGAGTACGACTGGAGCTGCTGATAAGGTGAGTGTTGTTATCGAGTCGTCAGGTATTTATGACTATCTGGCATATCAAACAGACAATAAGTTAACCATAAGCGTGAAGCCACTTACTCAGGTAGAGGCTGAAAAGCGTAAGGCTGATAGCTTTGCCTATGCGGGCGAGAAGTTGTCTCTTAATTTTCAAGATATTGATGTTCGTTCGGTTCTGCAGCTAATAGCAGATTTTACCGACCTTAACTTAGTTGCTAGCGATACCGTGGCAGGTAATATTACGCTTCGGTTGCAGAACGTTCCTTGGGATCAAGCATTGGACTTGGTTTTAAAAACCAAGGGTCTAGATAAGCGAAAAATTGGCAATGTACTTCTTGTGGCTCCTGCAGATGAGATAGCGGCGCGTGAACGCCAAGAGCTTGAGTCGCAGAAACAAATTGCTGAGTTAGCACCATTGCGGCGTGAGCTTATTCAGGTGAATTATGCGAAAGCATCTGATATGGCTCGGCTTTTTCAGTCTGTTACCAGTGCGGATGGCACTACAGACTCCCGTGGCTCAGTTACCGTAGACGATAGAACAAACAGTATCATTGCGTACCAGACCCAAGAGCGTCTTGATGAGTTGCGGCGAATTGTGGCGCAGTTGGATGTCGCGGTTCGACAAGTGATGATTGAAGCTAGAATTGTTGAAGCTAATGTCGATTATGATAAATCGCTTGGGGTTAATTGGCGCGGTGCCAGTGTTGGGGATTCTAATTTTGTTGTTGGTGGGAGTGGTTTGGCGCGCCCTGGTGCGCCGGGGTATGGGCAGAATGCGGGCGTTCAAAATCCGGGATCAGTTCTTGGTAATTTCGTAGATCTTGGCGCCACGAATGCAACTTCTGGCCTGGGAATTGGTTTCATTACTGACAATGCAATTTTGGATCTTGAGCTTTCCGCAATGGAGAAGACGGGTAATGGCGAGGTTGTATCACAACCTAAAGTTGTCACGTCGGACAAAGAAACAGCTAAAATTCTTAAAGGTTCAGAAATACCCTATCAAGAAGCCAGCTCGAGCGGAGCGAGTACAACTTCGTTTAAAGAAGCTGCCTTGTCTCTTGAGGTTACTCCCCAGATAACGCCTGATAATCGTATTATTATGGAAGTCAAGGTTACTAAAGATGCGCCTGATTTTGGGCGGGCTGTAAATGGTGTCCCTCCGATTAACAAGAATGAAGTAAATGCGAAGGTTCTTGTTAGTGATGGTGAGACTATAGTTATCGGCGGTGTTTTTTCTAATACACAAACCAAGAGCGTCGACAAGGTGCCTTTCTTGGGTGACTTGCCCTACTTAGGCCGTATGTTCAAACGTGATATTGTGTCAGATAATAAATCTGAGCTTTTGATATTTCTAACGCCTCGTATCATGAACAATCAAGCTATCGCGGTGAGCCGTTGA
- the gltB gene encoding glutamate synthase large subunit — protein sequence MKAGLYRPDEFKDNCGFGLIAHMQGEASHHLLQTAIEALTCMTHRGGINADGKTGDGCGLLIQKPDAFLRAMAQQHFAVELPKQYAVGMVFLNQDPAKAEAARANMNREILAAGLSLVGWRNVPIDTSVLGRLALERLPQIEQVFIGGEGLSDQEFAIKLFSARRRSSVANAADSDHYICSFSHKTIIYKGLMMPADLQQFYPDLGDERLQTAICVFHQRFSTNTLPKWPLAQPFRFLAHNGEINTITGNRNWAQARRLKFANDQIFDLDELGPLVNRVGSDSSSMDNMLELMVTGGIDLFRGVRMLIPPAWQNVETMDADLRAFYEYNSMHMEPWDGPAGVVLTDGRHAVCLLDRNGLRPARWVTTKNGYITLASEIGVWNYQPEDVIAKGRVGPGQILAVDTETGQILGSDDIDNRLKSRHPYKQWMRKSATRIQATMEDNDHGSAFYDQNQLKQYMKMYQVTFEERDQVLRPLGEQGQEAVGSMGDDTPMAVLSQRVRSPYDYFRQQFAQVTNPPIDPLREAIVMSLEICLGAERNIFEESPEHAARVILSSPVISPAKWRALMNLDRPGFERQLIDMNYDESMGLEAAVRNMADQAEEAVRAGKVLLVLSDRHIAPGKLPAHASLVTGAIHHRLTEKGLRCDCNILVETATARDPHHYAVLLGFGASAVYPFLAYEVLGDLIRTGEVLGDLYEVFKYYRKGISKGLLKILSKMGISTVASYRGAQLFEAVGLADDVTELCFRGVASRIKGARFVDIEAEQKLLAGEAWNARKSIQQGGLLKFVYGGEYHAYNPDVVNTLQAAVQQGSYEKFKEYTTLVDTRPVSMLRDLLQLKLAEQPLALDQVEPMGEILKRFDSAGISLGALSPEAHEAIAEAMNRLGARSNSGEGGEDPARYGTVRSSKIKQVATGRFGVTPEYLVNAEVLQIKVAQGAKPGEGGQLPGGKVNGLIAKLRYAVPGVTLISPPPHHDIYSIEDLAQLIYDLKQVNPSALVSVKLVAEAGVGTIAAGVAKAYADLITISGYDGGTGASPLTSIKYAGAPWELGLAETHQTLRGNDLRGKVRVQTDGGLKTGLDVVKAAILGAESFGFGTAPMIALGCKYLRICHLNNCATGVATQNDKLRKDHFIGTVEMVMNFFTYVAEETREWLAKLGVRSLEELIGRTDLLEMLPGETAKQNHLDLTPLLGSDHIPADKPQFCQVERNPPFDKGLLAEKMVELAKPAIDAASGAEFELDICNCDRSIGARVSGEIARVHGNQGMAKAPITFRFKGTAGQSFGVWNAGGLNLYLQGDANDYVGKGMTGGKLVVTPPQGSPFKTQDSAIIGNTCLYGATGGKLFAAGTAGERFAVRNSGAHTVVEGTGDHCCEYMTGGFVCVLGKTGYNFGSGMTGGFAYVLDLDNSFYDRVNHELVEIQRINNESMEAYRSHLERVLVEYVQETSSEWGAYLLENLDDYLRKFWLVKPKAASLKSLLSSTRANPQ from the coding sequence ATGAAAGCAGGTTTGTACCGTCCTGATGAGTTCAAGGATAACTGCGGCTTCGGCCTTATCGCCCATATGCAGGGTGAGGCTAGCCATCACCTGCTGCAGACCGCGATTGAAGCCCTGACATGCATGACCCACCGTGGTGGCATTAACGCCGACGGTAAAACCGGCGACGGTTGTGGTCTGCTGATCCAGAAGCCTGATGCTTTCTTGCGGGCCATGGCCCAACAGCACTTTGCCGTCGAGCTGCCCAAACAGTACGCCGTAGGCATGGTGTTCCTTAACCAAGACCCGGCGAAGGCCGAAGCTGCCCGCGCGAATATGAATCGTGAGATTCTGGCTGCGGGTCTGAGTCTGGTCGGCTGGCGCAATGTGCCGATCGATACCAGTGTGCTTGGGCGCCTTGCCCTTGAGCGCTTGCCGCAGATCGAGCAAGTGTTTATCGGCGGTGAAGGCCTGTCCGATCAAGAGTTCGCGATCAAGCTGTTCAGTGCACGTCGCCGCTCATCCGTGGCCAACGCTGCCGACAGCGATCACTACATCTGTAGCTTTTCGCACAAGACCATCATCTACAAAGGCCTGATGATGCCGGCCGATCTGCAGCAGTTCTACCCAGATCTGGGTGACGAGCGCTTGCAGACTGCCATTTGCGTATTCCACCAGCGCTTCTCCACCAATACGTTGCCGAAGTGGCCGCTGGCTCAGCCGTTCCGCTTTCTGGCGCACAACGGTGAAATCAACACCATCACCGGTAACCGTAATTGGGCGCAGGCACGTCGCCTGAAGTTTGCCAACGATCAGATCTTCGATTTGGACGAGCTTGGCCCGCTGGTCAATCGCGTGGGTTCTGACTCGTCGAGCATGGACAACATGCTTGAGCTGATGGTCACCGGCGGCATCGACCTGTTCCGTGGCGTGCGCATGCTCATTCCGCCAGCCTGGCAGAACGTTGAGACCATGGACGCCGATCTGCGCGCGTTCTATGAGTACAACTCCATGCACATGGAGCCCTGGGATGGTCCGGCCGGTGTAGTGCTGACCGATGGTCGCCACGCCGTGTGCCTGCTCGATCGCAACGGTTTGCGCCCGGCGCGCTGGGTCACCACCAAGAACGGCTACATCACCCTCGCCTCGGAAATTGGCGTGTGGAACTACCAGCCTGAAGATGTGATTGCCAAGGGCCGTGTTGGTCCGGGGCAGATTCTTGCGGTGGATACTGAAACCGGGCAGATCCTCGGTAGCGATGACATCGACAATCGCCTGAAGTCGCGTCACCCCTACAAGCAGTGGATGCGCAAGAGTGCCACGCGCATTCAGGCGACCATGGAAGACAACGACCACGGTTCGGCGTTCTACGATCAGAACCAGCTCAAGCAGTACATGAAGATGTACCAGGTCACCTTCGAGGAGCGTGACCAGGTGCTGCGTCCGCTCGGCGAACAGGGCCAGGAAGCCGTGGGTTCGATGGGTGACGACACGCCAATGGCCGTATTGAGCCAGCGCGTGCGTTCGCCTTACGACTATTTCCGCCAGCAATTCGCCCAGGTCACCAATCCGCCGATCGATCCGCTGCGCGAAGCCATCGTCATGTCGCTGGAGATCTGCCTCGGTGCCGAGCGCAATATCTTCGAAGAGTCGCCTGAGCATGCCGCTCGCGTGATCCTCAGCAGCCCGGTGATTTCGCCGGCCAAGTGGCGCGCCCTGATGAACCTGGATCGCCCAGGTTTTGAGCGCCAGCTGATCGACATGAACTATGACGAGTCGATGGGGCTGGAAGCGGCCGTGCGCAACATGGCCGATCAGGCTGAAGAAGCCGTGCGCGCCGGCAAGGTACTGCTGGTTCTGTCTGACCGTCATATTGCCCCAGGCAAACTACCGGCTCACGCCTCCTTGGTCACCGGTGCTATTCACCACCGCCTGACTGAAAAAGGCCTGCGTTGCGACTGCAACATTTTGGTCGAGACTGCTACCGCCCGCGACCCGCATCACTATGCGGTGCTGTTAGGTTTTGGTGCTTCGGCGGTCTATCCGTTCTTGGCTTATGAAGTGCTGGGCGATCTGATTCGCACCGGTGAAGTGCTGGGCGATCTGTATGAAGTGTTCAAGTACTACCGCAAAGGCATCTCCAAAGGCCTGCTGAAGATCTTGTCGAAGATGGGCATTTCTACTGTGGCGTCTTATCGCGGTGCGCAGCTGTTTGAAGCAGTCGGCCTGGCGGATGACGTCACCGAGCTGTGCTTCCGTGGTGTGGCTAGCCGCATCAAGGGCGCGCGCTTCGTTGACATCGAAGCCGAGCAGAAGCTGCTGGCAGGTGAAGCCTGGAACGCGCGTAAATCGATCCAGCAGGGCGGCCTGCTCAAGTTTGTTTACGGTGGCGAGTACCACGCCTATAACCCGGATGTGGTCAACACCCTGCAAGCCGCTGTGCAGCAAGGTAGCTACGAGAAATTCAAGGAATACACCACGTTGGTGGACACCCGTCCGGTGTCGATGCTGCGTGACTTGCTGCAACTGAAGCTGGCCGAACAGCCTTTGGCGCTGGATCAGGTTGAGCCGATGGGTGAGATTCTCAAGCGTTTCGACTCCGCTGGCATCTCTCTCGGCGCCTTGTCGCCTGAGGCCCATGAAGCCATCGCCGAAGCGATGAACCGTTTGGGTGCGCGCTCCAACTCCGGTGAGGGCGGTGAAGACCCAGCCCGTTACGGCACCGTGCGCAGCTCGAAAATCAAGCAGGTGGCTACTGGTCGTTTCGGCGTAACGCCGGAATACCTGGTGAATGCCGAGGTGCTGCAAATCAAAGTGGCCCAGGGCGCCAAGCCGGGTGAGGGCGGGCAGCTGCCTGGCGGCAAGGTTAACGGTCTGATCGCCAAGCTGCGTTATGCCGTGCCTGGCGTGACCCTGATTTCACCACCGCCGCACCACGATATTTACTCCATCGAAGACTTGGCGCAGCTGATCTATGACCTCAAGCAGGTCAATCCATCCGCGCTGGTCTCGGTCAAGCTGGTCGCTGAGGCCGGTGTTGGCACCATCGCTGCTGGTGTGGCCAAGGCTTATGCTGACCTGATTACCATCTCCGGTTATGACGGAGGCACCGGTGCTTCGCCGTTGACCTCGATCAAATACGCCGGTGCGCCGTGGGAACTCGGCCTGGCCGAAACTCACCAAACCCTGCGCGGTAACGATCTGCGCGGCAAAGTGCGGGTGCAGACCGACGGCGGCCTGAAAACCGGCCTCGATGTGGTTAAAGCGGCCATTCTCGGTGCCGAAAGCTTCGGCTTCGGTACGGCGCCGATGATCGCGCTGGGTTGTAAATACCTGCGCATCTGTCACCTGAACAACTGCGCCACCGGTGTGGCGACGCAGAACGACAAGCTGCGCAAGGATCACTTCATCGGCACCGTAGAAATGGTGATGAACTTCTTCACCTACGTCGCCGAAGAAACCCGTGAGTGGCTGGCTAAGCTAGGCGTGCGGAGCCTGGAAGAGCTGATCGGGCGTACCGATTTGTTGGAAATGCTCCCAGGCGAAACTGCCAAGCAGAACCATCTGGATCTGACCCCGTTGCTCGGCAGCGATCACATTCCGGCAGACAAACCACAGTTCTGCCAGGTTGAGCGCAACCCACCATTCGACAAAGGCCTGCTGGCCGAGAAGATGGTTGAGTTGGCCAAGCCGGCTATCGACGCGGCCAGCGGCGCTGAGTTCGAGCTGGATATTTGCAACTGTGACCGTTCCATTGGTGCCCGTGTCTCCGGCGAAATCGCCCGCGTGCATGGCAACCAAGGCATGGCCAAGGCGCCGATTACCTTCCGCTTTAAAGGCACTGCGGGTCAGAGCTTCGGCGTGTGGAACGCCGGCGGTTTGAACCTTTATCTGCAAGGCGATGCCAACGACTACGTCGGCAAAGGCATGACCGGCGGTAAGCTGGTGGTCACCCCGCCGCAGGGCAGCCCGTTCAAGACCCAGGATAGCGCCATTATCGGCAACACCTGCTTGTACGGTGCCACAGGCGGTAAATTGTTTGCCGCCGGTACTGCGGGTGAGCGCTTCGCCGTGCGTAACTCCGGTGCCCACACCGTTGTGGAAGGCACGGGCGACCATTGCTGCGAATACATGACCGGTGGTTTTGTCTGCGTATTGGGCAAAACCGGCTACAACTTTGGCTCCGGTATGACCGGTGGTTTCGCCTACGTCCTGGATCTGGACAACAGCTTCTACGACCGCGTAAACCATGAGCTGGTGGAAATTCAGCGGATCAACAATGAGTCGATGGAGGCCTACCGTAGCCACCTGGAGCGCGTGCTTGTCGAGTACGTCCAGGAAACATCGAGTGAGTGGGGCGCGTACCTGCTGGAAAACCTAGACGATTACCTGCGCAAGTTCTGGCTGGTCAAACCGAAGGCGGCAAGCCTGAAGTCGTTGCTCTCCAGCACCCGTGCCAACCCGCAGTAA
- the pilO gene encoding type 4a pilus biogenesis protein PilO: MSLNDSLESLRQIDLSDLDFNNVGSWPAAVKFIAGALLLVAVAALGYNFHLKDLQIQLESKQAEEIALKEQFSSKAFQAANLDAYKEQMQEMEVSFGALLKQLPSDTEVPGLLEDITRTGLGSGLEFEEIKLLPEAAQQFYIELPIQIKVVGAYHDLATFVSGVASLPRIVTLHDFDLVPASGDSSSKLRMSILAKTYRYNDKGGQ, translated from the coding sequence ATGAGTCTTAATGATTCCTTAGAGAGTCTGCGGCAAATTGATTTGAGTGATCTTGACTTTAATAATGTAGGCTCTTGGCCTGCGGCAGTTAAATTTATTGCAGGCGCTCTTCTTTTGGTGGCCGTCGCTGCGCTGGGCTATAACTTCCATCTTAAAGACCTACAAATTCAGCTCGAAAGTAAACAGGCCGAAGAGATTGCCCTCAAAGAGCAGTTTTCAAGTAAGGCTTTTCAAGCTGCGAATCTCGATGCCTATAAAGAGCAAATGCAAGAGATGGAGGTTTCATTTGGGGCGCTTTTGAAGCAGCTGCCAAGTGATACGGAAGTGCCTGGCCTGCTGGAAGATATTACGAGGACTGGCTTAGGAAGCGGTTTGGAGTTTGAAGAGATTAAGCTTTTACCTGAGGCTGCGCAGCAGTTCTACATAGAGCTTCCTATACAAATTAAGGTCGTGGGCGCATATCATGACCTGGCAACTTTCGTTAGTGGCGTCGCAAGCCTTCCGAGAATCGTTACATTGCATGACTTTGATCTGGTGCCAGCGAGTGGCGATAGCTCATCTAAACTACGTATGAGTATCTTGGCCAAGACATATCGGTATAACGATAAGGGGGGGCAGTGA
- the aroK gene encoding shikimate kinase AroK: MRNLILVGPMGAGKSTIGRLLAKELRLPFKDSDKEIEQRTGADIPWIFDVEGEQGFREREQAVIAELCDVDGMVLATGGGAVMRVENRVALRRGGHVVYLHASVEQQVDRTSRDRNRPLLRAVDPGKVLAELLAVRDPLYREIADVVVETDERPPRLVVQEILERLEALSPR; the protein is encoded by the coding sequence GTGCGCAATCTGATCCTCGTTGGCCCGATGGGTGCTGGCAAAAGCACCATCGGGCGTTTGCTTGCCAAAGAGTTGCGGTTGCCGTTCAAAGACTCTGATAAAGAGATTGAGCAGCGCACAGGTGCGGATATTCCCTGGATCTTTGATGTTGAAGGTGAGCAGGGTTTTCGTGAGCGTGAGCAGGCGGTAATCGCAGAGCTTTGCGATGTTGACGGTATGGTCTTGGCTACCGGTGGCGGTGCGGTAATGCGCGTCGAAAACCGGGTTGCTCTAAGGCGTGGTGGCCATGTGGTCTATCTGCATGCGTCTGTTGAGCAGCAGGTGGATCGCACTTCGCGTGATCGCAATCGTCCGCTGCTGCGTGCGGTGGATCCGGGTAAGGTTCTGGCTGAGCTGTTGGCAGTTCGTGATCCGCTCTACCGTGAAATCGCTGATGTAGTGGTTGAGACAGACGAGCGTCCGCCGCGTCTGGTGGTGCAAGAAATCCTTGAGCGTCTTGAGGCGCTTTCTCCCCGTTAA
- the aroB gene encoding 3-dehydroquinate synthase has protein sequence MQTLHVDLGERSYPIYIGAELLACDGVLAAHVAGRQVAIVTNETVAPLYLAVLERALAGFAITSIVLPDGESYKTWETLQLVFDGLLGARHDRRTTVIALGGGVIGDMAGFAASCYQRGVNFIQVPTTLLSQVDSSVGGKTGINHPLGKNMVGAFYQPQAVLIDTATLATLPARELSAGLAEVIKYGLICDEPFLSWLEQHMPALRGLDQEALTAAIAHSCAAKARVVAADERESGVRATLNLGHTFGHAIETHQGYGAWLHGEAVAAGTVMALDMSERLGWISSAERERAVKLFIAAGLPVVPPAEMTPEDFMQHMAVDKKVLDGQLRLVLLRGLGDAVVTGDFPREILNATLSADYAAQLDQLTN, from the coding sequence ATGCAGACTCTTCATGTCGATCTTGGTGAGCGCAGTTACCCGATCTATATCGGTGCTGAGCTGTTGGCGTGTGATGGTGTGCTGGCTGCCCATGTGGCGGGTCGACAAGTAGCGATTGTGACCAATGAAACTGTGGCTCCCCTCTATCTGGCTGTGCTTGAGCGAGCGCTCGCGGGCTTTGCCATTACATCCATAGTCTTACCTGATGGAGAAAGCTACAAAACTTGGGAAACTCTGCAGCTGGTTTTTGACGGGCTACTGGGGGCGAGGCATGACCGGCGGACGACTGTTATCGCGTTGGGCGGTGGCGTGATCGGCGATATGGCGGGGTTTGCAGCGTCGTGTTATCAGCGGGGTGTGAACTTTATCCAGGTGCCTACCACGCTGCTGTCGCAGGTAGACTCGTCTGTCGGTGGCAAGACTGGTATCAATCATCCGCTGGGCAAGAATATGGTTGGGGCTTTTTATCAGCCGCAAGCAGTACTGATCGATACGGCTACATTGGCTACCTTGCCTGCCCGCGAGTTGTCTGCTGGTTTGGCTGAGGTGATCAAGTATGGCCTGATCTGCGATGAGCCATTCTTGTCTTGGCTTGAGCAGCATATGCCTGCATTGCGTGGGCTTGATCAAGAGGCGTTGACTGCGGCTATTGCTCACTCGTGCGCAGCCAAGGCTCGCGTTGTTGCGGCTGATGAGCGAGAGTCGGGGGTGCGCGCTACGTTGAATCTTGGGCACACCTTCGGCCATGCCATCGAAACGCATCAGGGGTATGGCGCCTGGTTGCATGGCGAAGCAGTGGCGGCCGGCACGGTCATGGCTTTGGATATGTCCGAGCGTCTCGGCTGGATTAGCTCGGCTGAGCGGGAGCGTGCCGTTAAGCTATTTATTGCTGCAGGTTTGCCGGTTGTGCCTCCTGCGGAGATGACGCCTGAGGATTTTATGCAGCATATGGCGGTCGACAAGAAAGTGCTTGATGGCCAGCTGCGGCTGGTCTTGTTACGAGGTTTGGGGGATGCGGTTGTGACCGGCGATTTTCCCCGGGAAATTTTGAATGCCACGCTGAGTGCAGATTATGCGGCGCAGCTGGATCAGCTTACGAATTAA